A genomic segment from Bacteroidota bacterium encodes:
- a CDS encoding nuclear transport factor 2 family protein: protein MKKQFISFILIIMISIAFMNSCKEHRQFGDPEKQAIHDTISQLMAKILIYVEKANTDSTFQWLSDDSTSLFMSGGMAYSKSDLISMFRDIYNNLKGQKIEELKHQVLVFSPDAAAWIAVLKGNYVTLDDKKNDEFLVETWIWQREPSGWKVVHYHESYLNMPDDAQKVQVEQGLTELAKNIGGKTLTPSEIPLILTEFLKKNPVIYGATLAFAPTEVEGKKHEVAPYIYRSGNEFKQVELPENYDYTVSEWYAEPVKTKAPCWSNPYYDAGGGGVVMTTYSIPLYDKNNNLIGILTSDLEIK, encoded by the coding sequence ATGAAGAAGCAATTTATTTCTTTTATACTGATCATTATGATCAGTATTGCATTTATGAACAGTTGTAAAGAGCACCGTCAGTTTGGCGATCCGGAGAAGCAGGCAATTCACGATACCATTAGCCAGCTTATGGCAAAAATCCTCATTTACGTCGAAAAGGCAAATACTGATTCCACATTCCAATGGCTCAGTGATGACAGCACATCTTTATTCATGTCGGGAGGGATGGCCTATTCAAAATCTGATCTTATATCCATGTTCAGGGATATCTACAACAATCTCAAGGGTCAGAAAATCGAAGAGTTGAAACACCAGGTTTTAGTGTTCTCGCCTGATGCGGCTGCCTGGATTGCTGTTTTAAAAGGGAATTATGTTACCCTGGATGATAAAAAGAATGATGAGTTTCTCGTCGAAACATGGATCTGGCAGCGTGAACCGTCAGGATGGAAAGTTGTTCATTATCACGAATCATATTTGAATATGCCGGATGATGCCCAAAAAGTTCAGGTGGAACAAGGATTGACTGAACTGGCAAAGAATATTGGTGGGAAAACGCTGACACCATCAGAGATACCACTCATTCTGACTGAATTTCTCAAAAAGAACCCCGTTATTTATGGCGCAACACTTGCCTTTGCTCCAACTGAAGTGGAAGGAAAGAAACATGAGGTAGCACCTTACATTTATCGCTCCGGCAACGAGTTCAAACAGGTCGAGCTACCCGAAAATTATGACTATACTGTAAGTGAATGGTATGCAGAACCGGTAAAAACCAAAGCGCCTTGCTGGAGTAATCCTTATTACGATGCCGGAGGAGGGGGTGTAGTGATGACCACTTACTCCATTCCGTTGTATGACAAAAACAACAACCTGATTGGCATACTAACCAGCGACCTGGAGATCAAATAA
- a CDS encoding Fic family protein: MTNSAHFSHNALVFHGRTLPENGYIVGYAAIINGLNLEVPMPALIALVCNQNKKYQTAEWNVFPISYLPEDNAQQAEIEALYKHLVFALKYEGVNLLVFSFLTKHYTVDQLTGLVNIEPTGQYSRKIWFLIEWITGRILPDKEDLLKKSYIPLLDDKLQYTIKGIKSPRHLIINNLPGTHNFCPLIRKTPKLELYITANFAEQKNYYLQGVHKDILQRTSAFLLLKDSKASFTIEGENPKNQRAARWGKAIGQAGTNELTKEELLRLQQIVIENARFSEMGFRKKGGFVGDYDRTTGEPLPSHISAKWQDVEQLIEGLLNTNELLLKSKVDAVLAATIIAFGFVFIHPFEDGNGRIHRYLIHHVLAKKQFSQQGIIFPVSASILDHIDNYRKVLESYSQPLLDFINWKETPDHNVEVLNDTIDYYKYFDATLQAEFLYDCVADTIQNIIPNEVSYLTKYDEFKQYLENDFEMPDKVVASLVRFLEQNNGILSTRAREIEFKDLTDAEIKNIEKQYSVYFEL; this comes from the coding sequence ATGACTAATAGCGCTCATTTTTCTCATAATGCACTCGTTTTTCATGGCAGAACCTTACCGGAGAATGGTTATATTGTTGGTTATGCTGCAATCATTAACGGGCTGAACCTGGAGGTCCCTATGCCTGCACTCATTGCATTGGTTTGTAATCAAAACAAAAAATACCAGACCGCAGAGTGGAATGTATTTCCGATAAGCTATTTACCGGAAGATAATGCACAGCAGGCAGAAATAGAAGCCTTATACAAACACCTGGTTTTTGCACTTAAATATGAAGGCGTAAACTTGCTGGTATTCAGCTTTTTAACAAAACATTATACTGTGGATCAATTAACCGGATTGGTTAATATTGAACCAACAGGTCAATATTCACGGAAAATATGGTTTTTAATTGAATGGATTACGGGAAGAATCCTGCCAGATAAAGAAGATTTGCTTAAAAAGAGTTATATCCCTTTATTAGATGACAAACTTCAATATACTATTAAGGGGATTAAATCTCCCCGTCATTTAATTATTAATAATTTACCGGGTACGCATAATTTCTGTCCCTTGATACGCAAAACACCAAAGTTAGAATTATATATTACAGCCAATTTTGCCGAGCAAAAAAACTACTATTTGCAAGGCGTACACAAGGATATTTTGCAACGGACATCAGCATTTCTATTACTTAAAGATTCCAAAGCATCATTTACAATAGAAGGGGAAAACCCCAAAAACCAACGTGCAGCACGTTGGGGTAAAGCCATAGGTCAAGCTGGTACAAATGAGTTAACCAAAGAAGAATTACTTCGTTTACAGCAAATCGTAATAGAAAATGCAAGATTTTCAGAGATGGGTTTTCGTAAAAAAGGCGGCTTCGTGGGCGATTATGACCGAACTACAGGAGAACCGCTCCCCAGTCATATTTCCGCAAAATGGCAAGATGTTGAACAATTGATAGAAGGTTTGCTAAACACCAATGAATTGCTGTTAAAAAGTAAAGTAGATGCAGTACTGGCTGCAACTATCATTGCCTTCGGTTTTGTGTTTATACACCCTTTTGAAGATGGTAACGGCCGTATTCATCGTTATTTGATACATCATGTATTAGCAAAAAAACAATTTTCACAACAAGGGATTATATTTCCTGTTTCTGCTTCTATTCTTGACCATATAGATAACTACAGAAAAGTATTAGAGTCTTATTCACAACCGCTATTGGACTTTATTAATTGGAAGGAAACCCCAGACCATAATGTAGAAGTATTGAACGACACGATAGATTATTATAAATACTTTGATGCAACCCTGCAAGCGGAGTTTTTATATGACTGTGTAGCTGATACCATACAAAATATCATACCCAATGAAGTTTCTTATTTAACTAAATACGATGAATTTAAGCAGTATTTGGAAAATGATTTTGAAATGCCCGACAAAGTAGTTGCATCATTAGTTCGTTTTTTAGAACAAAATAATGGAATTTTATCGACAAGAGCCAGAGAGATAGAATTCAAAGACTTGACCGATGCAGAAATTAAAAATATAGAAAAACAATATAGTGTTTATTTTGAATTGTAA
- a CDS encoding Abi family protein, with protein sequence MANKVAYTIANQIKLLKTRGLLFRDETQAAHFLKNISYYRLKGYWWDMQSDFSLHTFKPNTCFEDIIDRYNFDRDLRLILFDAIELIGIALRTKMIYHLSISYGGLWYINPAFFEPTTITINNVIKTIHQNTLDELKLDFNRSQEIFIKDQRSRYPNLDADAWKILEVASMGTLSKLYKNLKHQLPEKSIIANEMGLNSHSEFSSWLEAITYIRNIIAHHSRLWSRNMVKRPTEQINNPIGLWFANPLIPVQSKKPFLIISCMVYLCNQISPNHQIKSKIINLFHANPAIPIYKLGFLNNWQNEPIWQ encoded by the coding sequence ATGGCAAATAAAGTCGCATACACCATTGCTAACCAAATAAAACTGCTCAAAACGAGGGGCTTGCTTTTCAGAGATGAAACACAGGCAGCCCATTTCCTTAAAAATATCAGTTACTATCGGCTTAAAGGCTATTGGTGGGATATGCAATCAGACTTTTCCCTGCATACTTTTAAACCAAATACCTGTTTCGAAGATATTATTGATCGGTACAATTTTGACAGGGATTTACGTCTGATTTTATTTGATGCAATTGAACTCATTGGAATTGCCCTGAGAACTAAAATGATCTACCATTTATCTATCAGTTATGGAGGTCTGTGGTATATAAATCCTGCTTTCTTTGAACCAACAACAATTACAATTAACAATGTTATAAAAACCATTCATCAAAATACATTGGATGAACTTAAACTGGATTTTAACAGAAGCCAGGAAATTTTTATCAAAGACCAACGCAGCCGTTATCCAAACTTGGATGCAGATGCATGGAAGATTTTAGAAGTAGCATCAATGGGAACGCTATCAAAGCTATATAAAAACTTAAAACACCAACTGCCAGAAAAATCAATTATTGCAAATGAGATGGGATTAAATTCACACAGTGAGTTTTCCAGTTGGCTAGAAGCAATTACTTATATAAGAAATATAATTGCCCATCATTCAAGGTTGTGGAGCAGAAATATGGTTAAAAGGCCAACAGAACAAATTAATAATCCTATAGGATTATGGTTTGCCAATCCGCTTATTCCCGTGCAATCAAAAAAGCCTTTTTTAATTATTTCATGTATGGTTTACCTCTGTAATCAGATATCCCCTAATCATCAAATAAAGAGCAAAATCATCAACCTTTTTCATGCCAATCCTGCTATTCCAATATACAAATTGGGCTTTTTAAATAATTGGCAGAACGAACCCATCTGGCAATAA